In the Aythya fuligula isolate bAytFul2 chromosome 8, bAytFul2.pri, whole genome shotgun sequence genome, one interval contains:
- the UROD gene encoding uroporphyrinogen decarboxylase has protein sequence MEGGERLVPKGFPKLKNDTFLRAARGEETEHTPVWCMRQAGRYLPEFRETRAAQDFFATCRSPKLCCELTLQPLRRFPLDAAIIFSDILVVPQALGMEVVMVPGKGPTFPEPLKEVEDLLKLRQKVDVTAELGYVFQAITLTRHSLEGKVPLIGFSGAPWTLMSYMIEGGGSTTMSKAKSWLYRHPEASHQLLRLLADVVTDYLVGQVAAGAQALQLFESHAGHLGPEQFQEFALPYIRDIARGVKSKLKAEALPLVPMIVFAKDAHYALSDLAQAGYEVVGLDWTIRPQEARAQTGKNITLQGNLDPCALYAPKEKIGELVKKMLEGFGTQRYIANLGHGLYPDMNPEHVGAFVEAVHAHSRHINKHS, from the exons ATGGAGGGCGGCGAGAGGCTCGT ccccaaagGCTTCCCCAAGCTGAAGAATGACACGTTCCTGCGTGCGGCGCGCGGCGAGGAGACGGAGCACACCCCGGTGTGGTGCATGCGGCAGGCAGGGCGCTACCTGCCCG AGTTTCGGGAGACCCGAGCCGCACAGGATTTCTTTGCCACTTGCCGGAGCCCCAAGCTGTGCTGTGAGCTGACGCTACAG cccCTCAGACGATTCCCCCTGGATGCTGCTATCATTTTCTCTGACATCTTGGTGGTGCCCCAG GCACTGGGCATGGAGGTTGTCATGGTCCCTGGCAAAGGACCCACGTTCCCAGAGCCCCTGAAGGAGGTGGAAGACCTGCTGAAACTGCGGCAGAAGGTGGACGTGACCGCGGAGCTGGGTTACGTCTTCCAGGCCATCACGCTGACGCGGCACAGCCTGGAGGGCAAAGTGCCCCTCATTGGCTTCTCCGGGGCGCCT TGGACGCTGATGTCCTACATGATTGAAGGGGGCGGCTCCACTACGATGTCCAAGGCCAAGAGCTGGCTCTACCGTCACCCCGAAGCCAGCCACCAACTGCTGCGGCTGCTGGCTGATGTTGTCACCGACTACCTGGTGGGGCAGGTGGCTGCTGGAGCGCAG GCGCTCCAACTGTTCGAGTCGCACGCAGGGCACCTGGGCCCAGAGCAGTTCCAGGAGTTCGCCTTGCCGTACATCCGAGACATCGCCCGGGGGGTGAAGAGCAAGCTGAAAGCAGAGGCGCTGCCGCTGGTGCCCATG ATCGTCTTTGCAAAGGACGCACACTACGCCCTGAGCGACCTGGCCCAAGCTGGCTACGAGGTGGTGGGTCTCGACTGGACCATCCGGCCCCAGGAAGCTCG TGCCCAGACAGGGAAAAACATCACCCTGCAAGGGAACCTGGACCCCTGCGCGCTGTACGCACCCAAG GAGAAGATTGGGGAGCTGGTGAAGAAGATGCTGGAAGGTTTCGGGACCCAACGCTACATTGCCAACCTGGGCCACGGCCTTTACCCCGACATGAACCCCGAGCACGTGGGTGCCTTTGTGGAGGCCGTGCACGCTCATTCCCGCCACATCAACAAGCACAGCTGA
- the HECTD3 gene encoding E3 ubiquitin-protein ligase HECTD3: MRAGGEAPHQVLGRLRFLLQCSECFRRARALPAALCYVPREVQYKICKDPAAATAAAAARSLLSVWDSPGPARGGKRAARATIEVRKGGCLRATGEEYCNGAGLWVKLSKEQLEEYKSGCDLEEGWVLVCKHAEGGDRLVPVESTERIQRQQQLFGVDYKPVIRWEQVVDLTYSLRLGAKPKPMEQDEAAVERLRFVPPTWTYECDEDLVHFLYDHIGKEDENLGSVKQYVDSIDVSSYTEDFNVSCLTDSHADTYWESDGSQGQHWVRLNMKKGTIVKKLLLTVDTTDENFMPKRVAVYGGEGDNLKKLNDVGIDESYIGDVCVLEDMTTHLPVIEIRIVECRDDGIDVRLRGIKIKSSRQRDLGLSADMFQMANLVRYPRLEGTDPDLLYRRAVLIQRFIKLLDSVLHHLVPAWDHTIGTFSKLKHIKQFLLLSKRRTALITQCLKDSETSKPNFMPRLYINRRLAMEHRDNPALDPSCKNAVFTQVYEGLKPSDKFEKPLDYRWPLRYDQWWECKFIAEGIIDQGGGFRDSLADMSEELCPSSADTPVPLPFFVRTSNQGNSTGEARDMYVPNPSCKDFPKYEWIGQIMGAALRGKEFLVLALPGFVWKQLTGEEVSWSKDFPAVDSVLVKLLEVMEVMDKDTFEFKFGNELTYTTVLSDQRMVELIPNGSSTVVRYEDRKEFIRLVQKARLEESKEQIMAMQAGLLKVVPQAVLDLLTWQELEKKICGDPEVTVDALKKLTRFEDFEPLDTRVQYFWEALNNFTNEDRSRFLRFVTGRSRLPARIYIYPDKLGSETTDALPESSTCSSTLFLPNYATAKVCEEKLRYAAYNCVAIDTDMSPWEE, translated from the exons ATGCGTGCGGGCGGGGAGGCTCCGCACCAGGTGCTGGGCCGGCTGCGgttcctgctgcagtgcagcgAGTGCTTCCGCCGCGCCCGGGCGCTGCCCGCCGCGCTGTGCTACGTGCCCCGGGAGGTGCAGTACAAGATCTGCAAGgaccccgccgccgccaccgccgccgccgccgcccgcagcCTGCTCAGCGTCTGGGACAGCCCGGGGCCGGCGCGGGGCGGCAAGCGGGCGGCGCGGGCCACCATCGAGGTGCGCAAGGGCGGCTGCCTCCGAGCCACCGGCGAGGAGTACTGCAACGGCGCCGGGCTCTGGGTGAAGCTCAGCAAG gagcagctggaagAGTACAAGAGTGGCTGTGACCTGGAGGAAGGCTGGGTCCTGGTGTGCAAGCACGCAGAAGGAGGGGACAGGCTGGTCCCGGTCGAGTCCACGGAGAGGatccagaggcagcagcagctgtttgggGTTGATTACAAACCTGTGATCAG ATGGGAGCAAGTGGTGGATCTGACATACTCCCTGCGCCTGGGAGCGAAACCCAAGCCCATGGAGCAGGATGAGGCTGCAGTAGAGAGGCTTCG GTTTGTGCCCCCGACATGGACTTACGAGTGCGATGAAGACCTGGTGCATTTCTTGTATGATCACATTGGGAAAGAGGACGAGAACTTGGGCAGCGTCAAGCAGTATGTGGACAGCATCGATGTCTCATCCTACACG GAAGACTTCAATGTGTCGTGTTTGACCGACAGCCATGCCGACACGTACTGGGAGAGTGACGGGTCCCAGGGCCAGCACTGGGTGCGGCTCAACATGAAGAAAGGCACCATTGTCAA GAAGCTCCTGCTGACCGTTGACACCACGGATGAGAACTTCATGCCCAAGCGGGTCGCTGTGTACGGGGGTGAGGGGGACAATCTGAAGAAACTGAATGATGTCGGCATTGATGA GAGTTACATTGGGGATGTGTGCGTCCTTGAGGACATGACAACGCACCTGCCTGTCATCGAGATCCGGATTGTGGAGTGCAGAG ATGATGGGATTGATGTTCGCCTCCGGGGCATCAAAATCAAGTCCTCCCGACAGAGGGACCTGGGGCTCAGTGCCGACATGTTCCAGATGGCCAATTTAGTGCGCTACCCACGCCTGGAGGGGACGGACCCTGACCTGCTGTACCGGAGGGCTGTGCTCATTCAGAG GTTCATCAAGCTCCTGGATAGCGTCCTGCATCACTTGGTGCCAGCCTGGGATCACACTATTGGCACGTTCAGCAAACTCAAG CATATCAAGCAGTTCCTGTTGCTGTCCAAGAGGCGCACGGCTCTCATTACCCAGTGTCTGAAGGATTCAGAGACGAGCAAGCCCAACTTCATGCCACGCCTCTACATTAACCGACGCCTGGCTATGGAGCACCGAGACAACCCTGCCCTGGACCCCAGCTGCAAGAACGCTGTCTTCACCCAG GTATATGAAGGCCTGAAGCCCTCTGACAAGTTTGAAAAGCCTCTAGATTACAG GTGGCCGCTGCGTTACGATCAGTGGTGGGAGTGCAAATTCATCGCAGAGGGCATCATTGACCAAG GTGGTGGTTTTCGGGACAGCTTGGCGGACATGTCAGAGGAGCTGTGCCCCAGCTCAGCAGACACCCCTGTGCCCCTGCCCTTCTTCGTGCGCACGTCCAACCAG GGCAACAGCACTGGAGAAGCTAGGGACATGTATGTCCCCAACCCCTCCTGTAAAGACTTCCCGAAGTATGAATGGATTGGGCAGATCAtgggagcagctctgagggGCAAGGAGTTTCTG GTCCTGGCTCTTCCTGGCTTTGTATGGAAACAATTAACAGGGGAGGAGGTCAGCTGGAGCAAAGACTTCCCTGCTGTCGACTCTGTGCTG GTGAAGCTCCTGGAGGTGATGGAAGTGATGGACAAAGACACCTTTGAGTTCAAATTTGGGAATGAGCTGACCTACACGACGGTGCTGAGTGACCAGCGCATGGTGGAGCTGATCCCCAACGGCAGCAGCACCGTGGTGCGCTACGAGGACCGCAAGGAGTTCATCCGCCTGGTGCAGAAGGCTCGGCTGGAGGAGAGCAAGGAGCAG ATCATGGCCATGCAGGCTGGGCTGCTGAAGGTGGTGCCCCAAGCTGTTCTTGACCTCCtcacctggcaggagctggaaaagaaaatctgtggaGACCCTGAAGTCACAGTTGATGCCCTGAAGAAGCTCA CCCGGTTTGAGGACTTTGAGCCACTGGACACCCGTGTTCAGTACTTCTGGGAAGCACTCAACAACTTCACCAATG AGGATCGTAGCCGCTTCCTCAGATTTGTCACTGGCAGAAGCCGCCTTCCAGCACGGATCTACATCTATCCAGACAAACTAGg CTCTGAAACGACAGATGCATTGCCAGAGTCGTCCACCTGCTCCAGTACCCTCTTCTTGCCCAACTATGCCAC AGCCAAGGTGTGCGAAGAGAAGTTACGCTACGCGGCCTATAACTGCGTGGCCATTGACACGGATATGAGTCCATGGGAAGAGTGA